Proteins from one Sabethes cyaneus chromosome 2, idSabCyanKW18_F2, whole genome shotgun sequence genomic window:
- the LOC128738516 gene encoding protein strawberry notch isoform X2: MGVAETYAEYWPAKLKIGKKHPDPVVETASLSSVEPCDVYYKLSIPPEAMNSGQLSALQLESITYASQAHEYLLPDGSRAGFLVGDGAGVGKGRTIAGIIYENYLKGRKKSIWISVSNDLRYDAERDLRDIGAGRISVHPLNKFKYAKINSSENNSTKKGVIFGTYSALIGESQSVTIGKYKTRLKQLLQWCGDDFDGVIVFDECHKAKNLCPVGSSKPTKTGLTALELQNKLPKARVVYASATGASEPRNMAYMVRLGIWGQGTPFPSFMDFITAVEKRGVGAMEIVAMDMKQRGMYIARQLSFHGVTFKIEEVPLTREFKQVYDESVELWVLAMQKFTEAAELIDAENRMKKTMWGQFWSAHQRFFKYLCIASKVNHAVKVAREAIKYGKCVVIGLQSTGEARTLEQLERDDGELTDFVSTAKGVFQSLVEKHFPAPDRSRINRLLGLEGPKKTQLECLLEEIDSKPSASSADLKRKIVKSGAQTKAKKSRRNSSDDSNSASQDSEGKLSDSEQEGSDSESARSSDYNPFYSGSDSDDDPWVGKTSKAKPKKPKTPKKKPISTQDKIQAHLSKRQTETKPMTIQASNGISIQLGPPPKDAIERACQMKDELLAKIEKLGSKLPANTLDQLIDELGGPENVAEMTGRKGRVVQTDDGSIQYESRSEQDVPLETLNITEKKRFMDGEKDVAIISEAASSGISLQSDRRVRNQRRRVHITLELPWSADRAVQQFGRTHRSNQVNAPEYMFLISDLAGERRFASTVAKRLESLGALTHGDRRATETRDLSQFNIDNKYGRSALESVMKTIMGYEQPLVPPPSDYKGDFFKDIAGALVGVGLIVNSEQMPGVLSLDKDYNNISKFLNRILGMPVELQNRLFKYFTDTLTAIIEQAKKRGRFDLGILDLGAAGENVTRVKITKFMRKHSTGVAPIELHTVQVERGMIWQEAIDKWADLGGEKEGFYLSKQARNGKYAAILAIEIENTNTPKKKTELKTQNKKDLMFQIYRPNTGLQLKLESLEELEKKYKKVLSDATEPHWVQQYDASVNTCSHSYWKGMCRYLTMGQDCEVGLRRRTYYVLSGSVLTVWSRVENILASRVNAQNRMQVLRLKTTKGQKIVGTLIPKNCVEHLIKDLSTDSERVEEQTFDDV, encoded by the exons ATGGGTGTCGCAGAAACCTATGCGGAGTATTGGCCGGCCAAGT taaaaattGGCAAGAAGCATCCCGATCCTGTGGTTGAAACAGCTTCTCTATCCTCTGTCGAACCTTGTGATGTGTATTATAAACTTTCAATTCCACCCGAAGCCATGAACTCTGGTCAACTGAGTGCGTTGCAACTGGAATCGATTACCTATGCAAGTCAAGCGCACGAATATCTATTGCCAGACGGTTCTCGCGCCGGTTTTCTTGTAGGAGATGGTGCCGGTGTGGGTAAAGGACGAACAATAGCTGGAATTATCTACGAAAATTATCTGAAAGGGCGCAAGAAATCTATTTGGATATCGGTCTCTAACGATCTGCGCTATGATGCTGAACGAGACCTGCGTGACATTGGAGCGGGAAGAATTTCAGTCCATCCTTTGAATAAG TTTAAATATGCTAAAATCAATTCGTCGGAAAACAACAGTACTAAAAAGGGTGTCATATTTGGCACCTACTCAGCTCTGATCGGAGAATCCCAAAGTGTGACCATTGGTAAATACAAAACGCGTCTGAAACAACTACTACAGTGGTGCGGCGACGATTTTGACGGTGTGATCGTTTTCGATGAGTGCCACAAGGCGAAAAACCTTTGCCCAGTTGGTTCTAGTAAGCCTACGAAAACAGGTTTAACAGCGCTGGAACTACAGAACAAGCTCCCAAAGGCACGAGTTGTATATGCGTCCGCGACTGGGGCATCTGAACCTCGTAATATGGCTTACATGGTGCGACTCGGCATCTGGGGTCAAGGTACGCCTTTTCCTAGCTTTATGGACTTTATAACGGCTGTTGAGAAGAG GGGTGTTGGAGCAATGGAAATTGTTGCAATGGACATGAAACAACGAGGGATGTACATCGCCCGGCAGCTTAGCTTCCATGGAGTTACGTTTAAGATCGAAGAAGTTCCTCTTACACGGGAATTCAAGCAGGTTTATGATGAGTCGGTTGAATTG TGGGTGTTGGCTATGCAAAAGTTCACCGAAGCTGCGGAACTCATCGACGCTGAAAATCGCATGAAGAAAACTATGTGGGGCCAGTTTTGGTCAGCACATCAgcgatttttcaaatatttatgtaTTGCTTCCAAGGTAAACCATGCCGTTAAAGTAGCTCGAGAGGCaatcaaatacggcaaatgtgTAGTGATTGGTCTGCAGTCCACTGGTGAAGCTAGAACACTAGAGCAGCTAGAAAGGGACGACGGTGAACTGACTGATTTTGTATCTACGGCAAA AGGCGTTTTCCAATCGCTGGTAGAAAAACATTTTCCAGCACCGGACCGGAGCCGTATTAATCGTTTGCTTGGTCTAGAGGGTCCAAAAAAGACGCAACTTGAATGTTTATTAGAGGAAATAGACTCAAAACCTTCGGCAAGTAGCGCCGATTTGAAACGGAAGATTGTTAAGAGTGGAGCACAAACGAAAGCTAAAAAATCTAGACGAAACTCGTCTGATGATTCAAACAGTGCCTCTCAGGACTCTGAGGGCAAGCTATCCGATAGCGAACAGGAGGGAAGTGATTCTGAGAGTGCCCGTAGCAGTGATTATAATCCGTTCTACTCCGGCTCCGATAGTGATGACGATCCGTGGGTCGGTAAAACGAGTAAAGCAAAACCTAAGAAACCAAAGACACCGAAGAAGAAACCTATTTCTACGCAAGACAAAATTCAAGCTCATCTTTCAAAGAGACAGACTGAAACAAAACCCATGACGATACAGGCTAGTAACGGAATTTCTATTCAATTAGGGCCACCACCCAAAGACGCAATCGAGCGAGCGTGCCAAATGAAAGATGAACTTTTAGCGAAAATTGAAAAGCTTGGATCAAAATTACCTGCCAATACTCTTGATCAATTGATAGATGAGTTGGGAGGTCCTGAAAATGTGGCCGAAATGACAGGCCGGAAGGGACGAGTTGTACAAACCGATGATGGATCCATTCAGTATGAATCACGGTCCGAACAGGACGTACCGTTGGAAACACTTAACATTACCGAAAAGAAACGATTTATGGATGGTGAGAAAGATGTTGCGATAATTTCTGAAGCAGCATCTAGTGGTATATCACTCCAAAGTGATCGACGCGTCCGTAACCAACGAAGACGGGTTCACATTACACTTGAGTTACCATGGTCGGCTGATCGAGCTGTCCAACAGTTTGGCCGTACTCATCGATCTAACCAGGTCAACGCCCCAGAATACATGTTTCTAATATCTGATTTGGCTGGTGAGCGACGGTTTGCTTCTACCGTGGCGAAAAGGCTCGAATCACTGGGTGCTCTAACTCACGGTGATCGGCGAGCCACGGAAACTCGCGATCTCTCACAGTTTAACATAGATAACAAATATGGTCGATCCGCATTGGAATCAGTTATGAAAACGATCATGGGTTATGAACAACCGTTAGTTCCACCACCAAGCGATTACAAAGgagatttttttaaagatatagcCGGAGCACTTGTTGGCGTTGGATTGATTGTAAATAGTGAACAAATGCCGGGTGTATTAAGCTTAGATAAAGATTATAATAATATTTCTAAATTCCTCAATAGAATATTGGGAATGCCGGTAGAATTACAAAATCGACTGTTTAAATATTTCACCGACACGCTGACGGCAATTATCGAGCAAGCCAAAAAACGCGGACGATTTGATTTGGGAATTTTAG ACTTGGGAGCTGCCGGAGAAAACGTAACCCGTGTAAAGATCACCAAATTCATGAGAAAACATTCAACCGGTGTCGCGCCAATAGAATTACATACAGTACAAGTAGAGAGAGGAATGATATGGCAAGAGGCTATTGACAA GTGGGCTGACTTGGGTGGGGAAAAGGAAGGTTTTTATTTATCGAAACAAGCACGCAATGGTAAATATGCAGCGATCTTGGCAATTGAAATAGAAAACACAAATACCccaaagaaaaaaacagaattaaaaacacaaaacaaaaaagacctCATGTTTCAAATCTATCGACCGAATACAGGACTTCAATTAAAACTTGAGTCATTAGAGGAACTGgagaaaaagtataaaaaggTGCTTAGCGACGCCACTGAACCACACTGGGTTCAACAGTATGACGCATCGGTAAATACTTGTTCTCACAGTTACTGGAAGGGAATGTGTCGGTACCTGACAATGGGTCAAGACTGCGAG GTTGGACTGCGAAGAAGGACATATTACGTGTTATCTGGGTCAGTTTTGACGGTTTGGTCTCGCGTGGAAAACATCCTGGCTTCTCGTGTAAATGCTCAGAACCGTATGCAAGTTCTTCGTCTAAAAAcgacaaaaggacaaaaaattGTTGGTACCCTCATCCCTAAAAACTGCGTTGAGCATTTGATCAAAGATCTGAGTACCGACTCCGAGAGAGTTGAGGAACAAACTTTTGATGATGTGTAA